From the Streptomyces nodosus genome, the window CAAGCGCAGCAAGGCTCTCCGCGCTGCGGACGCCAAGGTCGACCGGGAGAAGCTGTACGCCCCGCTCGAGGCCGTCCGTCTCGCCAAGGAGACCTCCACCTCCAAGTTCGACGGCACCGTCGAGGTCGCCTTCCGTCTGGGTGTCGACCCGCGCAAGGCGGACCAGATGGTCCGTGGCACCGTGAACCTCCCGCACGGCACCGGTAAGACCGCCCGGGTCCTGGTCTTCGCGACCGGTGACCGTGCCGAGGCCGCTCGTGCCGCGGGCGCCGACATCGTCGGCGCCGACGAGCTCATCGACGAGGTGTCGAAGGGCCGCCTGGACTTCGACGCCGTCGTCGCCACCCCGGACCTCATGGGCAAGGTCGGCCGTCTCGGCCGTGTGCTCGGTCCCCGTGGTCTCATGCCGAACCCCAAGACCGGCACCGTGACCCCGGACGTGACGAAGGCTGTCACGGACATCAAGGGCGGCAAGATCGAGTTCCGCGTCGACAAGCACTCGAACCTGCACTTCATCATCGGCAAGGCGTCCTTCGACGACACCAAGCTGGTGGAGAACTATGGCGCGGCCCTGGAGGAGATCCTCCGTCTGAAGCCGTCCGCCGCCAAGGGTCGTTACATCAAGAAGGCCGCCATCACCACCACGATGGGCCCCGGCATCCCCCTCGACCCGAACCGCACCCGCAACCTCCTCGTCGAGGAGGACCCGGCCGCCGTCTGATCCTGACGGCAGCCGCGGTCCTGCGCAGCTGACGACGGGCCCCGTACCTTCCCAGGTGCGGGGCCCGTCGGCGTTCGGGCACCGGACCGCCGCGCGTGGGCGCCCGTGCCGTGAGAAGCGGCCCTGGGAGAAGAGGCACATGCCGTTTCACCCCGGGCACGTGCTCTTTTCCCCTCCCGGAGTTAGCGTGATGATCACGGAGCGGGTGAGGGGGACGGATGAGGGACCGGATCATCAGGCGGGGCGTCCTCTCGATCGCGGCGCTCGCCGCGCTGTCCGCCGTGGCGGCCTGCGGATTCTCCGGTGACGGTGAAGCCCACCGGCACTCCGTGGCGCCGTCGGACGGCCGAACGGGCCGTGCCGAGGGGCCCCATCGCACAGACCCGCGGACCGCGACCGCCCTGCGCGCCGTCGAGCAGGCCACCGCCAGGGCCGGCTCCGCGCGGATAGAGTCCACCACGGCCATGGGCGGGATGCTCTCCCTGAAGACGGAGGGGGCGCTCGGCTGGTCCGGGGACTCCGTCGGCACCCTGAGCATCACCTACACCGGCGGCCGGCTCGCCGAGACCATGCGCACCCTCAACAGCACCTCCATGGAGGCCCGGCTGCTCCCCGACGCCTACTACGCGAAGGTCGGAGCCGCCTTCGCCCGCCATCTGCGGGGCCGCCACTGGATCCAGTACGCCTACGACGACCTGACGGCCCTGCCGGGCGGCTCCGGGGCCTATCTGTCGGACCAGCTGCGCAGCACCGCCCCACTCCAGCCGGTCCGCCTGCTGCTCGCCTCCGGGAACGTCCACCGGGTCGGCGAGGAGACGGTGCGCGGCCGGCGTACCACGCACTACTCGGGCACGGTCACCACGGCAGCTCTCACCGGGCGGGGTGCCGCGGGGCTCAAGGCGCAGCTGGAACAGGCGGGGGTCACCACGGAGACCGTCGACATCTGGGTCGATGACCACGACCTGCTGGTCAAGAAGGCCGAGCGGGGCGAGCTGTCGACCGGACGGATGTCCTCGACGGCGTACTACCGCGAGTACGGGGTGAAGGTCACGGTCGCCAAGCCTCCGGCCGCGGACACCGCCGATTTCAAGGAGCTGATGGACACCCAGGGCTCCTAGGGCTCCTGGGGCGTTTCGCGGCGGGCGGCGCGGGAAGGCAGGGGGCGTTGTCACCGGGGCGGGATAAGCTCACGATCTTGCTGTTAATCGTCTATGTGTTCCTTGGGGGGAATCACCATGAAGGTTGCCGTGCGTGGAACGGCGGGGCGTGGGGCGACGGGCGTGGTGCTCGCGGCTCTGATCCTGGGCGGCGGGGCAGTCGCCTGTTCGAAGGGTGGCGCGGACGAGCCGCGGATGACGCCCGCCGCGGCCGTGGCCAAGGCCGCGAAGAACAGCCAGGACATCAGCTCCCTGCACTACCGGATGACCGGCACGGTTCCGGGCTCGGGCAAGGTCGAGGCCGAGGCCGAGATGAGCATGAAGCCCCTCGCCATGTCGATGAAGATGACGGCCGAGGAGCAGGGCACCGAAGGACCGATCGAGATCCGGCTCGTGGATTCGGTGATGTACATGGGCGGGAACGCCGAGCTCGCCAAGGAGATGAACGGCAAGAGCTGGATGAAGTTCGACCTGGGGAACCTGGGCGAGGACGGGGGGCTGGGCACCGACCAGTTCGGCGCCGGCCAGGCGAGCCAGAATCCGGCCCAGGAGTCCACCTTCCTCACCGGCTCCAAGAATGTGACGGAGGTGGGCACCGAGACCGTCGACGGCGTGAAGACGACCCACTACAAGGGCAAGATCACCCTCGCCGACCTGCGCGCCGACCTCAAGAAGCAGAAGCTCGACAAGGAGACCCGCAAGGGCCGCGAGAAGAGCCTCGAGCAGTACGAGAGCCTGGGCGCCGACAAGCTGACCATGGACATGTGGATCGACGGCGACGACCACACCAAGCAGTTCCGGATGCACGGCGACGCTGAGCAGGGCCCGCTCGACATCACCATCACCTTCCTCGACTTCAACAAGCCGGTGACGGTGAAGGCCCCGCCGGCCAACGACACGGCCTCCCTCGAGGAGATGATGAAGGAGGCCCAGCAGGGCTGAGCCCCCTCGTGCGGGAACGGATTTGCCCCACGGCGATCCGTTCCCGTAGTCTCCCTGTCGAAGCCAAAGACCGCTGGTCGTCGCCGTGTGCTCGCACGAGGGCGCGGTGACCGAAGGATCCGCTGAATTGCGGACGACCCGCGCAGGTGACAGTGGAAGAACTCCCGGAGCACATGCGTTCGCCGTATGTGCGACCGGTCGAGTCCGCCCCGTGCGCCTGCGCCGGGGCGTTTCGTTTTCTCAGCCCCTTCCGAGCGGTCCCATCACCCGGAAGGAGGCCGACGCTCTATGGCGAGGCCCGACAAGGCTGCCGCGGTAGCCGAGCTGGCGGAGCAGTTCCGTAGCTCGAACGCCGCCGTGCTGACCGAGTACCGGGGTCTCACCGTGGCGCAGCTCAAGACGCTGCGTCGTTCGCTCGGTGAGAACGCCCAGTACGCCGTGGTGAAGAACACGCTGACCAAGATTGCGGCCAACGAGGCCGGGATCAACACGCTGGACGACCTGTTCAACGGTCCGACGGCGGTCGCCTTCGTCACCGGTGACCCGGTGGAGTCGGCGAAGGGTCTTCGTGACTTCGCCAAGGACAACCCGAATCTCGTCATCAAGGGCGGTGTCCTCGACGGCAAGGCGCTGTCGGCCGACGAGATCAAGAAGCTTGCGGACCTCGAGTCCCGCGAGGTTCTGCTCGCCAAGCTGGCGGGCGCCTTCAAGGGCAAGCAGACCCAGGCTGCTCAGGTCTTCCAGGCGCTCCCGTCGAAGCTCGTCCGCACCGTGGACGCGCTTCGCGCCAAGCAGGACGAGCAGGGCGGTGCCGAGTAACTCGGCTCGCGCATTGACCGCCGCCTGAGGCGACGGTCACAGCGGGCCGAACGTACGCCCGCCATACATGTACATCCGGCACCAGCCGAATCAATGGAAGGATCGCCCATCATGGCGAAGCTCACCCAGGATGACCTGCTCGCGCAGTTCGAGGAGATGACCCTCATCGAGCTCTCCGAGTTCGTGAAGGCGTTCGAGGAGAAGTTCGACGTCACCGCCGCCGCCGCGGTCGCCGTCGCCGCCCCGGGTGCCCCCGGCGCCCCGGTCGAGGCCGAGGAGGAGAAGGACGAGTTCGACGTCATCCTCACCGGTGCCGGCGAGAAGAAGATCCAGGTCATCAAGGTCGTGCGCGAGCTCACCTCCCTCGGCCTGAAGGAGGCCAAGGACCTGGTGGACGGCGCCCCGAAGCCGGTCCTGGAGAAGGTCAACAAGGAGGCCGCGGAGAAGGCCGCCGAGTCCCTCAAGGGCGCCGGCGCCTCCGTCGAGGTCAAGTAAGACCTCCTCGGGTCCACACCCGGGCTCACGGGTCCGCACGGGACCCCTGGGGCCGTACGGGACGGGTGTCCCGTACGTGCCCCTGCCGTGCATGTGACGTGCAGCTCACTCGAACGCCGTAACGACCTCGCTCGGGTCGCTCGCGGCTCACTCGTGGGGCTGTAACGCGAACGCGCTGAAGAGCGATCATCCATCCGGGTGGTCGCTCTTCGGCGTTCCGGAGGGTCAGGCGGCGGCTGCCTTGCGGCTGTCGCCGCGGGGAGTATGGTGATCTTCGTCGTGCCTCCCGAGGGCCCCGGTGACAGGCGGCACGTGACGAGGGCAGCACCCGGTTTTCGGCCAGGGGGGCCTTGACGAACTGCACGCAGCGCGCAATTCTCAGGACGCGTCGTCACAACGATCCGGATCCGAGGCATGGATCGACGACGAAGAGGGCAGTATCGATGTGCATCGAGGGCGTGGCTTGCTGCAGGTGTTGAGGAATAACGAGGGTGTCCGTCGTGAGCCTTCAAACCCGCACTGGACATCAGTGTGCCAAGTGGCTACACTGACCCTTTGCGCTGCCTGTTAGCTGCCTCCTGCCCGTCACCAGGAGCACGCTCCTTGCTTGAGCACGACGATCATGAGTCTCTGACCTGGGACTTCCATCTCTGTGCCCGGCGAGGACAGGGACGCGCGTAGTGAGTCCGAGCCCTCGGAAGGACCCCCTCTTGGCCGCCTCGCGCACTGCCTCGACCGCGAATACGAACAACGGCGCCAGCACCGCCCCGCTGCGCATCTCCTTTGCAAAGATCAAGGAGCCCCTCGAGGTTCCGAACCTTCTCGCGCTGCAAACCGAGAGCTTCGACTGGCTGCTCGGCAACGACGCGTGGAAGGCTCGCGTCGAGGAGGCTCTGGAGTCAGGTCAGGACGTCCCCACCAAGTCCGGTCTCGAGGAGATCTTCGAGGAGATCTCCCCGATCGAGGACTTCTCCGGGTCGATGTCGCTGACGTTCCGCGACCACCGCTTCGAGCCGCCCAAGAACTCGATCGACGAGTGCAAGGAGCGCGACTTCACGTACGCGGCTCCGCTCTTCGTCACGGCCGAGTTCACCAACAACGAGACCGGCGAGATCAAGTCCCAGACCGTCTTCATGGGTGACTTCCCGCTCATGACGAACAAGGGCACCTTCGTCATCAACGGCACCGAGCGTGTCGTGGTGTCGCAGCTGGTCCGTTCCCCCGGTGTCTACTTCGACTCCAGCATCGACAAGACGTCCGACAAGGACATCTTCTCCGCCAAGATCATCCCGTCCCGGGGTGCCTGGCTGGAGATGGAGATCGACAAGCGTGACATGGTCGGTGTCCGCATCGACCGCAAGCGCAAGCAGTCCGTGACCGTCCTCCTGAAGGCGCTCGGCTGGACGACCGAGCAGATCCTCGAGGAGTTCGGCGAGTACGAGTCCATGCGCGCCACCCTGGAGAAGGACCACACCCAGGGCCAGGACGACGCGCTGCTCGACATCTACCGCAAGCTGCGCCCGGGCGAGCCCCCGACGCGTGAGGCCGCGCAGACGCTGCTCGAGAACCTCTACTTCAACCCGAAGCGCTACGACCTCGCGAAGGTCGGCCGCTACAAGGTCAACAAGAAGCTGGGTACGGACACCGGGCTCGACGCGGGTGTCCTGACCGTCGAGGACATCATCGCCTCGATCAAGTACCTGGTGAAGCTGCACGCCGGTGAGATCGAGACCGTCGCCGACAACGGCGAGACGGTGGTCGTCGAGACCGACGACATCGACCACTTCGGCAACCGTCGTCTGCGCAGCGTCGGCGAGCTCATCCAGAACCAGGTCCGCACGGGTCTGGCGCGTATGGAGCGCGTCGTGCGCGAGCGCATGACCACGCAGGACGTCGAGGCGATCACGCCGCAGACCCTGATCAACATCCGGCCGGTCGTCGCCTCCATCAAGGAGTTCTTCGGCACCAGCCAGCTGTCCCAGTTCATGGACCAGAACAACCCGCTGTCCGGCCTGACGCACAAGCGGCGTCTGTCCGCGCTGGGCCCGGGCGGTCTCTCCCGTGAGCGGGCCGGCTTCGAGGTCCGTGACGTGCACCCCTCGCACTACGGCCGCATGTGCCCGATCGAGACCCCCGAAGGCCCGAACATCGGTCTGATCGGCTCGCTCGCCTCCTACGGCCGGGTCAACGCGTTCGGTTTCGTCGAGACCCCGTACCGCAAGGTCGACGAGGGCCAGGTCACCGACGAGGTCGACTACCTGACGGCCGACGAGGAGGACCGCTTCGTCATCGCGCAGGCCAACGCCACCCTGACGGACGACCTGCGCTTCGCCGAGAACCGTGTCCTGGTCCGCCGCCGCGGCGGTGAGGTCGACTACGTCAGCCCCTCGGACGTGGACTACATGGACGTCTCGCCGCGCCAGATGGTGTCGGTCGCGACCGCCATGATCCCGTTCCTGGAGCACGACGACGCCAACCGTGCCCTGATGGGCGCGAACATGATGCGCCAGGCCGTTCCGCTGATCAAGTCGGAGTCCCCGCTCGTCGGCACCGGCATGGAGTACCGCTCCGCCGTCGACGCCGGCGACGTCGTCAAGGCCGAGAAGGCCGGTGTGGTCCAGGAGGTCTCCGCGGACTACATCACCACCGCCAACGACGACGGCACGTACATCACCTACCGCCTGGCCAAGTTCGCCCGCTCCAACCAGGGCACCTCGGTCAACCAGAAGGTCATCGTCAACGAGGGCGACCGCGTCATCGAGGGCCAGGTCCTCGCCGACGGTCCGGCCACCCAGAACGGCGAGATGGCGCTCGGCAAGAACCTGCTGGTGGCGTTCATGCCGTGGGAGGGTCACAACTACGAGGACGCGATCATCCTGTCGCAGCGCCTCGTGCAGGACGACGTCCTTTCCTCGATCCACATCGAGGAGCACGAGGTCGACGCCCGTGACACCAAGCTCGGCCCCGAGGAGATCACCCGGGACATCCCGAACGTCTCCGAGGAGGTCCTCGCCGACCTCGACGAGCGCGGCATCATCCGGATCGGCGCCGAGGTCATCGCCGGTGACATCCTCGTCGGCAAGGTCACCCCGAAGGGTGAGACCGAGCTGACGCCCGAGGAGCGCCTGCTGCGCGCGATCTTCGGTGAGAAGGCCCGTGAGGTCCGTGACACCTCGCTGAAGGTGCCGCACGGTGAGACCGGCAAGGTCATCGGTGTGCGCGTCTTCGACCGCGAGGAGGGCGACGAACTGCCGCCGGGCGTGAACCAGCTGGTCCGCGTCTATGTCGCGCAGAAGCGCAAGATCACCGACGGTGACAAGCTCGCCGGCCGCCACGGCAACAAGGGTGTCATCTCCAAGATCCTGCCGATCGAGGACATGCCGTTCCTGGAGGACGGCACCCCGGTCGACATCATCCTCAACCCGCTGGGTGTGCCGTCCCGAATGAACCCGGGACAGGTCCTGGAGATCCACCTCGGCTGGCTCGCCAGCCGCGGCTGGGACGTCTCCGGCCTCGCGGAGGAGTGGGCGCAGCGCCTCCAGGCGATCGGCGCCGACCAGGTCGACCCCGGCACCAACGTCGCGACCCCGGTCTTCGACGGTGCCCGTGAGGACGAGCTGGCCGGTCTGCTCCAGCACACCATCCCGAACCGGGACGGCGAGCGCATGGTGCTCCCGACCGGTAAGGCGCGGCTGTTCGACGGCCGCAGCGGTGAGCCGTTCCCGGACCCGATCTCGGTCGGCTACATGTACATCCTGAAGCTGCACCACCTGGTCGACGACAAGCTGCACGCCCGCTCGACCGGCCCCTACTCGATGATCACCCAGCAGCCGCTGGGTGGTAAGGCCCAGTTCGGTGGCCAGCGGTTCGGCGAGATGGAGGTGTGGGCCCTCGAGGCCTACGGCGCCGCGTACGCCCTCCAGGAGCTGCTGACCATCAAGTCCGACGACGTCACCGGCCGCGTGAAGGTCTACGAGGCCATCGTCAAGGGCGAGAACATCCCCGAACCCGGCATCCCCGAGTCCTTCAAGGTGCTCATCAAGGAGATGCAGTCCCTGTGCCTGAACGTGGAGGTGCTGTCCAGCGACGGTATGTCCATCGAGATGCGTGACACCGACGAGGACGTCTTCCGCGCTGCGGAGGAGCTCGGCATCGACCTGTCCCGGCGCGAGCCGAGCAGCGTCGAAGAGGTCTGACGGGAGTTCCGGCGGGACTTGAGCGATCAAGGCCCGCCGGCCCCAGGACCCCCGTATCAGACCCCAAGACTCACGACCCTGAGAGGGATTGACGCATAGTGCTCGACGTCAACTTCTTCGACGAGCTCCGGATCGGCCTGGCCACCGCTGACGACATCCGGCAGTGGAGCCACGGCGAGGTCAAGAAGCCCGAGACCATCAACTACCGCACCCTCAAGCCCGAGAAGGACGGACTCTTCTGCGAGAAGATCTTCGGTCCCACCCGGGACTGGGAGTGCTACTGCGGCAAGTACAAGCGCGTCCGATTCAAGGGCATCATCTGCGAGCGCTGTGGCGTCGAGGTCACGCGCGCCAAGGTGCGCCGTGAGCGGATGGGCCACATCGAGCTGGCCGCTCCCGTCACGCACATCTGGTACTTCAAGGGCGTTCCGTCGCGGCTGGGCTACCTGCTCGACCTCGCCCCGAAGGACCTGGAGAAGGTCATCTACTTCGCGGCGTACATGATCACGTACGTCGACGAGGAGCGCCGCACCCGTGACCTGCCCTCGCTGGAGGCGCATGTCTCCGTCGAGCGGCAGCAGATCGAGAACCGTCGCGACGCCGACCTGGAGGCCCGCGCCAAGAAGCTCGAGACGGACCTCGCCGAGCTGGAGGCCGAGGGCGCCAAGGCCGATGTGCGCCGCAAGGTCCGCGAGGGTGCCGAGCGCGAGATGAAGCAGCTGCGCGACCGTGCGCAGCGCGAGATCGACCGCCTGGACGAGGTCTGGACCCGCTTCAAGAACCTCAAGGTCCAGGACCTCGAGGGCGACGAGCTGCTCTACCGCGAGCTGCGTGACCGCTTCGGCACGTACTTCGACGGTTCGATGGGTGCCGCGGCGCTGCAGAAGCGCCTGGAGTCCTTCGACCTGGAGGAGGAGGCCGAGCGCCTCCGCGAGATCATCCGTACCGGCAAGGGCCAGAAGAAGACCCGCGCCCTCAAGCGGCTGAAGGTCGTCTCCGCGTTCCTGCAGACCTCCAACAGC encodes:
- the rplA gene encoding 50S ribosomal protein L1 — translated: MSKRSKALRAADAKVDREKLYAPLEAVRLAKETSTSKFDGTVEVAFRLGVDPRKADQMVRGTVNLPHGTGKTARVLVFATGDRAEAARAAGADIVGADELIDEVSKGRLDFDAVVATPDLMGKVGRLGRVLGPRGLMPNPKTGTVTPDVTKAVTDIKGGKIEFRVDKHSNLHFIIGKASFDDTKLVENYGAALEEILRLKPSAAKGRYIKKAAITTTMGPGIPLDPNRTRNLLVEEDPAAV
- the rplJ gene encoding 50S ribosomal protein L10, with product MARPDKAAAVAELAEQFRSSNAAVLTEYRGLTVAQLKTLRRSLGENAQYAVVKNTLTKIAANEAGINTLDDLFNGPTAVAFVTGDPVESAKGLRDFAKDNPNLVIKGGVLDGKALSADEIKKLADLESREVLLAKLAGAFKGKQTQAAQVFQALPSKLVRTVDALRAKQDEQGGAE
- the rplL gene encoding 50S ribosomal protein L7/L12 produces the protein MAKLTQDDLLAQFEEMTLIELSEFVKAFEEKFDVTAAAAVAVAAPGAPGAPVEAEEEKDEFDVILTGAGEKKIQVIKVVRELTSLGLKEAKDLVDGAPKPVLEKVNKEAAEKAAESLKGAGASVEVK
- the rpoB gene encoding DNA-directed RNA polymerase subunit beta, producing the protein MAASRTASTANTNNGASTAPLRISFAKIKEPLEVPNLLALQTESFDWLLGNDAWKARVEEALESGQDVPTKSGLEEIFEEISPIEDFSGSMSLTFRDHRFEPPKNSIDECKERDFTYAAPLFVTAEFTNNETGEIKSQTVFMGDFPLMTNKGTFVINGTERVVVSQLVRSPGVYFDSSIDKTSDKDIFSAKIIPSRGAWLEMEIDKRDMVGVRIDRKRKQSVTVLLKALGWTTEQILEEFGEYESMRATLEKDHTQGQDDALLDIYRKLRPGEPPTREAAQTLLENLYFNPKRYDLAKVGRYKVNKKLGTDTGLDAGVLTVEDIIASIKYLVKLHAGEIETVADNGETVVVETDDIDHFGNRRLRSVGELIQNQVRTGLARMERVVRERMTTQDVEAITPQTLINIRPVVASIKEFFGTSQLSQFMDQNNPLSGLTHKRRLSALGPGGLSRERAGFEVRDVHPSHYGRMCPIETPEGPNIGLIGSLASYGRVNAFGFVETPYRKVDEGQVTDEVDYLTADEEDRFVIAQANATLTDDLRFAENRVLVRRRGGEVDYVSPSDVDYMDVSPRQMVSVATAMIPFLEHDDANRALMGANMMRQAVPLIKSESPLVGTGMEYRSAVDAGDVVKAEKAGVVQEVSADYITTANDDGTYITYRLAKFARSNQGTSVNQKVIVNEGDRVIEGQVLADGPATQNGEMALGKNLLVAFMPWEGHNYEDAIILSQRLVQDDVLSSIHIEEHEVDARDTKLGPEEITRDIPNVSEEVLADLDERGIIRIGAEVIAGDILVGKVTPKGETELTPEERLLRAIFGEKAREVRDTSLKVPHGETGKVIGVRVFDREEGDELPPGVNQLVRVYVAQKRKITDGDKLAGRHGNKGVISKILPIEDMPFLEDGTPVDIILNPLGVPSRMNPGQVLEIHLGWLASRGWDVSGLAEEWAQRLQAIGADQVDPGTNVATPVFDGAREDELAGLLQHTIPNRDGERMVLPTGKARLFDGRSGEPFPDPISVGYMYILKLHHLVDDKLHARSTGPYSMITQQPLGGKAQFGGQRFGEMEVWALEAYGAAYALQELLTIKSDDVTGRVKVYEAIVKGENIPEPGIPESFKVLIKEMQSLCLNVEVLSSDGMSIEMRDTDEDVFRAAEELGIDLSRREPSSVEEV